The genomic segment CATCCGCTCCTGGTCGACGATGATCGCCGTCGTCAGGCCGCCGAGGAAGTCGACCTCCGGCCGCGCCAGCGTCGGCATGAAGCCCTGCACGAAGGCGCTGTAGGTCTCGTTGATCATCCGCTGCGACTCCGCGGCGATCGTGTCGAACACCAGCGAGCTCTTGCCCGAGCCGGACACGCCGGTGAACACGGTCAGCCGGCGCTTCGGGATCTCGACGCTGACGTCCTTGAGGTTGTTCTCTCGCGCGCCCTGCACGCGGATCAGGTCGTGGGCGTCGGCGACGTGCGGCGCAGGCGACTGCTTCTCCGTCTTCGTGGCTTTGCTCATCATGTCTCCATCAGTTGGGCGGGGCCGCCTTCGCGGCGCGTCCGTGGGCGTCGCCTGGCTCGATCCAACCAGCTTCGAGCCGTCCGTCTGATTCTGCATCGGCGCGTCGCGGCAACGGACCGCAACGCGCCACGGCGATCACGTTAGTAGCGGCTCCGTGACCGGTGCTTCTCGATTCCTGACCGGTCTGGTCACCTGGCGTGGCGCCGGTCCCTGCGCCTGGCGAGCAGCAGGACGCACGCGACGGCGCCGAGCACCACGGTGGCGAGTCCCGAGCCGCCGAGCGTCGCGCGCGGGCCCAGCGCCGTGATGAGCGGTCCGCCGAGCGCAGTGCCGAGCGGCGACGCGGTGAGCAATACCGCGCTGCGGGCCGCGAGCATCGCGGCCAGGTGCTGCGGTGGCGACGTGGCCTGCATCAGCGTCACCGAGAGCGCCACGAACGGTCCGTAGATCGCGCCGCCGAGCGTGAAGCACACAACGGTGACGGCCGTCGGCACGTCGAACCCGAACGGCAGCAGCACGAGCCCCCAGGCGACCACGATGACGACCGTCACCGGCCAGAGCGGCAACTGCCGCAGCGTGCCGACCGCAAGCCCGCCGAGCACCGCGCCGATGCCGAACAGCATCCAGTAGAGGCCGAGCAGCGTGCCCGGTGCGTGCAGGTCGTCGGTCACGTGGAGCGGCAGCGCGACCTCGACGGGTCCGTACAGCAGGTTGAAGAACCAGGTGAGCGTCAGCAGCCCGAGCAGCTCGGGATGGGATCGCAGCAGCGCGAGCCCGCCCCGGGCCGCCCGGTCGACAACGGAGACGTGCCCCG from the Streptosporangiales bacterium genome contains:
- a CDS encoding MFS transporter, producing MLRRLVPAAYRPVLANRVFRRLILGFAVSYLGDGMSFVAVAWLAIELAPQATAGLWVGSAVAAYTLPGVVGALVFGRRLRRVSARRLLLADNVVRGVFLGAVPLVWLAGLLSLPLYVVLLAVSSLLHAWGSAGKYTLLAELLPDEQRLAGNTVVSTLNFAATIAGPAIAGVLVTYVSSALVLGLDALTYVFLAVLVARMRLPESGHVSVVDRAARGGLALLRSHPELLGLLTLTWFFNLLYGPVEVALPLHVTDDLHAPGTLLGLYWMLFGIGAVLGGLAVGTLRQLPLWPVTVVIVVAWGLVLLPFGFDVPTAVTVVCFTLGGAIYGPFVALSVTLMQATSPPQHLAAMLAARSAVLLTASPLGTALGGPLITALGPRATLGGSGLATVVLGAVACVLLLARRRDRRHAR